A region of Rhizorhabdus wittichii RW1 DNA encodes the following proteins:
- a CDS encoding aromatic-ring-hydroxylating dioxygenase, beta subunit (PFAM: aromatic-ring-hydroxylating dioxygenase, beta subunit): MTADIHMRAVSAEAMSAIDGLMGNYVAALDWQDWNGWLGSFADSCHYSVTSRQNAESNLPLCYMIDDCRARIEDRVKFITEVWASTIEPYRTRHVTQRLSVSRMDDRNYRVLSNVVVMFTQNNDPSGVLVTGYYDDVVTVDGGTALFASKTVYIDGTPTRYLAYPL, translated from the coding sequence TTGACCGCTGATATTCACATGCGGGCCGTCTCGGCCGAGGCGATGTCCGCCATCGACGGCCTGATGGGCAATTATGTGGCGGCCCTCGACTGGCAGGACTGGAATGGCTGGCTCGGATCGTTCGCCGACAGCTGCCACTATTCGGTGACGAGCCGGCAGAATGCCGAAAGCAACCTTCCTCTCTGCTACATGATCGATGATTGCCGCGCCCGGATCGAGGACCGCGTCAAGTTCATCACGGAGGTATGGGCCTCGACGATCGAGCCATATCGCACCCGCCACGTCACGCAGCGGCTGTCGGTATCCAGAATGGATGACAGGAATTACCGCGTTCTGTCGAACGTCGTGGTGATGTTCACGCAGAACAACGACCCGTCGGGGGTTCTGGTGACGGGCTATTATGACGACGTCGTCACGGTCGATGGTGGGACGGCCCTCTTCGCAAGCAAGACGGTCTACATCGACGGAACGCCCACCCGCTATCTCGCCTATCCGCTTTGA
- a CDS encoding Rieske (2Fe-2S) domain protein (PFAM: Rieske [2Fe-2S] domain protein) translates to MKGQCDMATTAGMEEYETVRARIAGQFTTEKDIPKAIFSDPAIYREELKRIFRGHYWHMVAHRAELPEANSFKTFWLGETPVLLTRGEDETLRAFVNTCTHRGTLLEQRATGCSKEFECPYHRWLFSNKGNFIGGPGRRDFRSDFVAEDYALREFQVDEIAGLIFCSAAPQVGLEEWLGQCAGHVRDVMLDDGRLTLLGYQNAIFNANWKTYFDNDFYHAPLLHMGFRLLSWHGGQGEVRVEEPVGHFSVGYESSPYEDNGFLADPSLVEMKGTDARARVVALRPAYVLTKHLDTISVRFVRPLGVDRTQVTYAFFGHESDSPEYQAHRVRQASNLLGPSGMITIEDAAVFNRQQMTSRDGGMSRFVVGVDRPAAEARQNDENGNTAGWAYYREVMGFDR, encoded by the coding sequence ATGAAAGGACAATGCGACATGGCAACGACCGCCGGGATGGAAGAGTATGAAACCGTCCGGGCGCGGATTGCCGGCCAGTTCACCACAGAGAAGGACATCCCCAAAGCGATCTTTTCCGACCCGGCCATCTACCGCGAGGAGCTGAAGCGGATTTTCCGCGGCCATTATTGGCACATGGTGGCGCACCGCGCGGAGCTTCCCGAGGCCAACAGCTTCAAGACCTTCTGGCTGGGCGAGACGCCGGTCCTGCTGACGCGCGGCGAGGATGAGACGCTTCGCGCCTTCGTCAACACCTGCACGCACCGGGGGACGCTGCTCGAACAGCGGGCGACCGGTTGCAGCAAGGAATTCGAGTGCCCCTATCACCGCTGGCTGTTCAGCAACAAAGGCAACTTCATCGGCGGTCCGGGCCGGCGGGATTTCCGGTCGGATTTCGTCGCCGAGGATTATGCGCTGCGCGAATTCCAGGTGGACGAGATCGCCGGGCTGATCTTCTGCAGCGCGGCGCCGCAGGTCGGCCTGGAGGAGTGGCTGGGCCAGTGCGCGGGCCATGTCCGGGACGTGATGCTGGATGACGGGCGGCTGACGCTGCTCGGCTATCAGAACGCGATCTTCAACGCGAACTGGAAGACCTATTTCGACAACGACTTCTACCATGCCCCGCTGCTGCACATGGGCTTCCGGCTGCTGAGCTGGCATGGCGGCCAGGGCGAGGTCCGGGTCGAGGAGCCGGTCGGGCATTTCTCGGTCGGCTATGAAAGCTCGCCCTATGAGGACAACGGCTTCCTCGCCGATCCGTCCCTGGTGGAAATGAAGGGGACCGACGCGCGGGCGCGCGTCGTCGCGCTGCGCCCGGCCTATGTGCTGACCAAGCATCTCGACACCATCAGCGTCCGGTTCGTCCGGCCCCTGGGCGTGGACAGGACGCAGGTCACCTATGCCTTTTTCGGGCACGAGAGCGACAGCCCGGAATATCAGGCGCATCGCGTGCGCCAGGCGTCGAACCTGCTGGGCCCCAGCGGCATGATCACCATCGAGGACGCGGCCGTCTTCAATCGCCAGCAAATGACCTCGCGGGACGGGGGGATGTCGCGATTTGTGGTCGGGGTCGATCGCCCGGCGGCCGAAGCGCGGCAGAATGACGAAAACGGAAACACGGCCGGCTGGGCCTACTATCGGGAGGTGATGGGCTTTGACCGCTGA
- a CDS encoding short-chain dehydrogenase/reductase SDR (PFAM: short-chain dehydrogenase/reductase SDR), translating to MEVIMSLESRGAVTRPGSAIGRAGLVTAGGAGIGRAIALEWAAEGGSLVVGDLDREAAIETARQVEQMGGRAIGLGMDVTDPDAMPAMIEALGQLGDPLHALFNVAGASLAKRVDEMVDADWDGVLDLNLKSIYRCSKPVIEVLRRNGGGAIVNVASTAGILAENRCSAYTAAKGGAVMLTRNMAIDFARDSIRVNAVCPGSTMTPRIQGWLDRHPGHEDLMERICPMKRYARPEEVAKPSIFLASDAASYITGASLVIDGGLTAGVRFSIFEDA from the coding sequence ATGGAGGTAATTATGTCTTTGGAATCCCGAGGCGCCGTCACCCGGCCCGGCAGCGCGATCGGTCGCGCCGGGCTGGTCACCGCGGGGGGCGCCGGCATCGGCCGGGCAATCGCCCTGGAATGGGCGGCCGAGGGCGGCTCCCTGGTCGTCGGCGATCTCGACCGGGAGGCGGCGATCGAGACCGCGCGCCAGGTCGAGCAGATGGGCGGGCGGGCCATCGGCCTCGGGATGGACGTGACCGATCCGGACGCCATGCCGGCGATGATCGAGGCGCTCGGGCAACTCGGCGATCCCCTCCACGCCCTGTTCAACGTCGCCGGCGCCAGCCTGGCGAAGCGCGTCGACGAAATGGTCGATGCCGACTGGGACGGCGTGCTCGATCTCAACCTGAAATCGATCTACCGCTGTTCCAAGCCGGTGATAGAGGTCCTCCGCCGCAACGGCGGCGGCGCCATCGTCAACGTCGCTTCGACGGCGGGCATCCTCGCCGAGAATCGATGCTCCGCCTACACCGCCGCGAAAGGCGGAGCGGTCATGCTGACCCGGAACATGGCGATCGATTTCGCCCGCGACAGTATCCGGGTGAACGCCGTCTGCCCCGGCAGCACGATGACGCCACGCATCCAGGGATGGCTCGACCGCCACCCCGGGCACGAGGATCTCATGGAACGGATTTGCCCGATGAAGCGCTATGCGCGCCCCGAAGAGGTGGCCAAGCCCTCCATCTTCCTCGCCTCGGACGCCGCATCCTACATAACCGGGGCCTCGCTGGTCATCGACGGCGGCCTCACCGCAGGCGTCCGCTTCTCCATTTTCGAGGATGCCTGA
- a CDS encoding 3-octaprenyl-4-hydroxybenzoate carboxy-lyase (TIGRFAM: 3-octaprenyl-4-hydroxybenzoate carboxy-lyase~PFAM: flavoprotein): MNNRRLPVIVGISGATGSIYAVRLLERLKSLDVETHLVASKAAEITLRHEMGLTLKDLRQLAGTSYPIGDIGAAIASGSFETAGMIVAPCAIRTMAAVAHGLSDNLLTRAADVTLKERRRLILMLRETPLSLIHINAMKAITEAGGIIAPPVPAFYIKPTSIDDIVDHTVARMIDLLGINADHDVKRWKGLRDSTA, from the coding sequence GTGAACAATCGACGCCTGCCTGTCATCGTCGGCATTTCCGGAGCGACCGGGAGCATCTATGCCGTCCGTCTCCTCGAGCGGCTCAAGTCTCTCGATGTCGAGACGCATCTGGTGGCTTCGAAGGCCGCGGAGATCACCCTCCGGCACGAAATGGGGCTTACCCTCAAGGATCTTCGCCAGCTCGCCGGCACCTCCTATCCGATCGGCGACATCGGGGCCGCCATTGCCAGCGGATCGTTCGAAACGGCCGGCATGATCGTCGCGCCCTGCGCCATTCGAACGATGGCGGCCGTCGCGCACGGCCTTTCGGACAACCTCCTGACGCGGGCCGCGGACGTGACCCTGAAGGAACGCCGCCGGCTGATCCTGATGCTGCGCGAAACACCGCTCAGCCTGATCCATATCAACGCGATGAAGGCGATAACCGAAGCCGGCGGCATCATCGCGCCGCCGGTGCCCGCCTTCTACATCAAGCCGACGTCGATCGACGACATCGTCGATCACACCGTTGCGCGCATGATCGATCTCCTGGGCATCAATGCGGATCACGACGTCAAGCGCTGGAAGGGGCTGCGGGACTCGACGGCATGA
- a CDS encoding major facilitator superfamily MFS_1 (PFAM: major facilitator superfamily MFS_1): protein MADDDEQAPGAGQGKGRSSSDERPAAYDWYVLIVLTVIFLLASVDRSLVSVVMEPIRHEFGLTDAQLGFLAGLAFGIPYALASLPFGLLIDRINRRKFLAGMLALWSLLTGLCGLAQSYVQLVLLRMLVGVAEAGFPAAQSMISDYFPARRRPMALGVFMSGGSVAFVLSFALGGWFADEWGWRTVFFAAGPPGLLIALLFYLTVREPERGRMDGPSSKADPDAPSFWQAMRFLMSSPAFRHLFIGYALVAATTSSFWSWIGSLLIRVHGLEVREAGLYIAFGAGVFGFVGALLGAVATGYLGRRGLRPVLTFVASMAVLLSPFGIAMALAPTLQAVIACMVVTSILKSCYTGPAQGIILSLAKTRMRGVAASLVNVAGTLLGFGVGPLLAGAISYFLGGGSSIRYGLAALFLMNIWAGLHFWMARRTVEEEVRVARAEI, encoded by the coding sequence TTGGCTGACGATGACGAGCAGGCACCGGGCGCGGGCCAAGGGAAAGGCCGGTCGAGCTCCGACGAGCGTCCGGCCGCCTATGACTGGTATGTCCTGATCGTCCTCACCGTCATTTTCCTGCTGGCCTCGGTCGACCGCAGCCTGGTTTCCGTGGTGATGGAACCGATCCGGCACGAATTCGGGCTGACGGATGCACAGCTCGGCTTCCTGGCGGGCCTGGCCTTCGGGATACCCTATGCGCTCGCCAGCCTGCCTTTCGGACTGTTGATCGACCGGATCAATCGCCGCAAATTCCTGGCCGGCATGTTGGCGCTATGGAGCTTGCTGACCGGGTTGTGCGGCCTGGCGCAAAGCTATGTGCAGCTCGTCCTGCTGCGCATGCTCGTCGGCGTCGCGGAGGCGGGCTTCCCGGCGGCGCAGTCGATGATCTCGGACTATTTTCCCGCGCGGCGGCGGCCGATGGCGCTTGGCGTGTTCATGTCCGGGGGCTCGGTGGCGTTCGTCCTGTCCTTCGCCCTGGGCGGGTGGTTCGCCGACGAATGGGGATGGCGGACCGTTTTCTTCGCGGCCGGTCCGCCGGGGCTGCTCATCGCGCTGCTGTTCTACCTCACCGTTCGGGAGCCCGAGAGGGGACGAATGGACGGCCCCTCCAGCAAGGCCGATCCGGACGCGCCCTCCTTCTGGCAGGCCATGCGGTTCCTGATGTCCTCGCCGGCATTCCGGCACCTGTTCATCGGTTACGCCCTGGTCGCCGCGACGACGTCGAGCTTCTGGTCCTGGATCGGTTCGCTGCTGATCCGCGTCCACGGCCTGGAAGTGCGCGAAGCCGGCCTCTACATCGCGTTCGGGGCCGGCGTCTTCGGCTTTGTCGGGGCGCTGCTCGGCGCCGTCGCGACGGGGTATCTCGGACGGCGCGGCCTTCGGCCGGTGCTCACGTTCGTCGCGTCCATGGCCGTCCTCCTGAGTCCGTTCGGAATCGCGATGGCGCTGGCCCCGACGTTGCAGGCCGTGATCGCCTGCATGGTCGTCACCAGCATCCTCAAATCCTGCTATACCGGCCCGGCGCAGGGCATCATCCTGAGCCTGGCCAAGACCCGCATGCGCGGCGTCGCGGCTTCGCTCGTCAATGTCGCGGGGACGTTGCTGGGCTTTGGCGTCGGTCCGTTGCTGGCCGGCGCGATCAGCTATTTTCTCGGTGGCGGCAGCTCCATTCGCTATGGCCTTGCCGCATTGTTTCTGATGAACATCTGGGCCGGCCTGCATTTCTGGATGGCGCGGAGAACCGTCGAGGAGGAGGTCCGCGTGGCGAGGGCGGAAATCTAG
- a CDS encoding Glyoxalase/bleomycin resistance protein/dioxygenase (PFAM: Glyoxalase/bleomycin resistance protein/dioxygenase) produces the protein MMTDQQSNMPSPIVALGYLGFYAQDLAAWEEWATQIFGFAKVRAPEGISSDHLYLRIDERQWRFAVEPGTEGRVAFIGWEAADANALEEVHRRLTAQGIEVVRDAELARKRCVQDLIRCEDPDGFRLEFFHGHLVSREPFVSPRGIGFVTGDMGLGHILITVSDIEKSKAFYLDLLGFRMSDYIVFGGNKVHFTHINPRHHSLAFVQTSDRIARLGHFMVEADDVDAVGFALDRLHASTWQLKETLGRHTNDRMLSFYCENPSGSQTEFGWGGRKIAHPGWLVETYDATAFWGHKVPGTEYSDRGPQSPREGI, from the coding sequence ATGATGACAGACCAACAGTCGAATATGCCGTCGCCGATCGTCGCCCTGGGCTATCTGGGTTTCTATGCGCAGGATCTCGCCGCGTGGGAGGAATGGGCGACCCAGATTTTCGGGTTCGCGAAGGTTCGCGCGCCGGAAGGCATTTCCAGCGATCATCTCTACCTGCGGATCGACGAGCGCCAATGGCGCTTCGCGGTCGAGCCCGGTACGGAAGGCCGCGTCGCTTTCATCGGCTGGGAGGCCGCCGACGCCAACGCGTTGGAGGAGGTCCATCGGCGGCTCACCGCCCAGGGGATCGAGGTCGTCAGGGATGCCGAACTGGCGCGAAAGCGCTGCGTGCAGGACCTGATCCGCTGCGAGGATCCCGACGGCTTCCGGCTGGAGTTCTTCCACGGCCATCTCGTTTCCCGCGAGCCGTTCGTCTCTCCGCGCGGCATCGGCTTCGTCACCGGCGACATGGGGCTCGGCCACATCCTCATCACGGTGAGCGACATCGAAAAGTCGAAGGCCTTCTACCTGGACCTGCTCGGCTTCAGGATGAGCGATTACATCGTCTTCGGCGGGAACAAGGTGCATTTCACCCACATCAACCCGCGTCACCACAGCCTGGCCTTCGTCCAGACCAGCGATCGCATCGCGCGGCTGGGCCACTTCATGGTGGAGGCCGACGATGTCGACGCCGTCGGCTTCGCGCTCGACCGTCTTCATGCCAGCACATGGCAGCTGAAGGAGACCCTCGGGCGCCACACCAATGATCGCATGCTCTCCTTCTACTGCGAAAATCCTTCGGGGTCGCAGACGGAGTTCGGTTGGGGCGGGCGCAAGATCGCCCACCCCGGCTGGCTGGTGGAAACCTATGATGCGACCGCATTCTGGGGACACAAGGTTCCGGGCACCGAATATTCGGACAGGGGTCCTCAGTCTCCACGCGAAGGAATTTGA
- a CDS encoding UbiD family decarboxylase (TIGRFAM: UbiD family decarboxylase~PFAM: Carboxylyase-related protein) produces MAYDDLRDWLTHVEAMGDLRHIKGAHLDDDIGPITEISERSMTGPAVLFSDIPGFDAGRRILVNPISSLDRVALTVGFPTGLSKADYCDLWLEKTRTITPIPPREVDDGPVMENVIRDGDVDLSSFPAPIWHRGDGGRYIGTGCVVITRDPDDNWINLGTYRVMVAGRNQVTIYAAPGKHLAIVRDKLFEQGKPMPVAISLGHDPAIFMGGSTPLPYGQSEYDYVGGLKNRAIDVLPCELSGLPIPARSELVLEGEISPTEKLPEGPFGEWPGYYASGQRTEYVTTIRRIYHRNAPIMVGTPPTKPPTGVGTALGTVRAARVREEIRKAGIPDVKHVWFHEFGSRFFLAVSIKQRYAGHAAQVGHVATMCQGAAYMGRYVVVVDDDIDVYDTMDVMWAMATRSDPVRDINIIPRAWSDELDPMVAQGNAEAPFNSRAIIDATWPWEWRGKIPTVISLSPEERAAALEKWGGILFGSSQAR; encoded by the coding sequence GTGGCTTATGATGATCTTCGCGACTGGTTGACGCACGTCGAGGCCATGGGCGACCTCAGGCATATCAAGGGCGCGCATCTGGACGACGACATCGGTCCGATAACCGAGATATCCGAGCGATCGATGACGGGGCCGGCGGTGCTCTTCAGTGATATTCCGGGCTTCGATGCGGGGCGCCGCATTCTCGTGAACCCGATAAGCTCGCTCGATCGCGTCGCGTTGACCGTGGGTTTCCCGACGGGATTGTCCAAAGCCGATTATTGCGACCTGTGGCTCGAAAAGACCCGGACGATCACCCCCATCCCGCCGCGCGAAGTCGACGATGGACCGGTGATGGAGAATGTGATCAGGGACGGCGACGTCGACCTGTCGAGCTTTCCGGCCCCGATCTGGCATCGCGGCGACGGCGGCCGGTATATCGGCACCGGATGCGTCGTCATAACGCGCGATCCCGACGACAACTGGATCAATCTCGGGACCTACCGCGTCATGGTCGCGGGAAGGAACCAGGTCACGATCTATGCGGCGCCGGGCAAGCACCTCGCGATCGTGCGCGACAAGCTGTTCGAACAGGGCAAGCCGATGCCCGTCGCGATATCGCTGGGCCATGATCCGGCGATCTTCATGGGCGGCTCGACCCCCTTGCCCTATGGGCAGTCCGAATATGACTATGTCGGCGGCCTGAAGAACCGGGCCATCGACGTCCTGCCGTGCGAATTGAGCGGCCTGCCCATACCGGCCCGGTCGGAACTGGTCCTCGAAGGCGAGATATCACCGACCGAAAAGCTGCCCGAGGGACCTTTCGGGGAATGGCCGGGCTATTATGCCAGCGGCCAGCGCACCGAATATGTCACGACCATCCGGCGCATCTATCATCGCAATGCCCCGATCATGGTCGGCACGCCGCCGACCAAGCCGCCCACGGGGGTCGGGACCGCGCTGGGCACGGTGCGCGCGGCGCGGGTGCGGGAGGAGATCCGCAAGGCGGGCATCCCCGACGTCAAGCATGTCTGGTTCCACGAATTCGGCAGCCGCTTCTTCCTCGCCGTGTCGATCAAGCAGCGCTATGCGGGCCATGCGGCACAGGTCGGCCATGTCGCCACCATGTGCCAGGGCGCGGCCTATATGGGCCGATATGTCGTCGTGGTGGACGACGACATCGACGTCTACGACACGATGGACGTCATGTGGGCCATGGCGACGCGCAGCGACCCGGTGCGCGACATCAATATCATCCCGCGCGCGTGGAGCGACGAGCTCGACCCGATGGTGGCCCAGGGCAATGCCGAGGCCCCATTCAATTCGCGCGCGATCATCGACGCGACATGGCCATGGGAGTGGCGCGGCAAGATTCCGACCGTCATCTCGCTCAGCCCGGAAGAGCGCGCGGCCGCCCTCGAAAAATGGGGGGGTATCCTGTTCGGCTCCTCGCAAGCGCGGTGA
- a CDS encoding TonB-dependent receptor (PFAM: TonB-dependent receptor; TonB-dependent receptor, plug), whose protein sequence is MNYAHRSVGAVIAMASLVGVAAHAKGVGAKEEGYGTAAVETLEADAGDAIVVTAQRRVQKLQDVGIAVSAFSGEQLRTRQISSSIDVARMTPGVFASSSNGGQTASISIRGVTQNDSSDAVEGPVAVYVDETYVPSLQGQGFGLFDIERVEALKGPQGTLFGRNATGGLVNFVIAKPSDTVTGYANGSYGSFDSVKLEGAIGGPIAETVQGRISLLYNRNNGWLKNLYPGKPDVGGEDTLGGRAQLQWQATDALKVRATASAVRSDLSTGAYNSISTQPVFDGQGRVVGADRVSGPTALGFTPLPGSRLEVNHDFACSDCGRTRLYDAALHVDYDAGGAQISAITNWKRITKALLIDVDSSPVNLVDVGQNAQTESFSQELRATGKADRAVWNLGVYYLQIHTLAQMGFLARPNGILAGALGVSGTGADLANLQDLWTRSFSGFGQIEYKLAPRLSGTIGLRVIHEWQRYDFQSSQFQNQNDYKLDTAIAVATLQPSYANKRSDSFWAGKAALEYHANRDMLLYASINRGAKGGNYNSKLPDGSPPLSPDEFAYKGETLLAYEGGMKSTWLDGKATFNLLGFIYDYSNYQAFTFSNASGFVQNRDANLYGGEAEFTLRPVEGLELSGGLSLLHAKVKNVQVATGVYKDVRPTFAPKRQANGRISYRPPLEVAGGHINLAVDGYSTSSFYQNIRNFAAHKISGHTIFGAQVGWESASGFSLTGAVSNLFDKRYEITGFDLSTLCGCSEVAYGKPRWWTISAGFRF, encoded by the coding sequence ATGAACTATGCGCACCGCTCGGTAGGGGCGGTTATCGCGATGGCGTCCCTTGTCGGGGTGGCCGCCCATGCCAAGGGCGTCGGGGCGAAAGAAGAGGGATATGGTACGGCCGCCGTCGAAACCCTCGAAGCCGATGCGGGAGATGCCATCGTCGTCACCGCGCAGCGCCGCGTGCAGAAATTGCAGGATGTCGGCATCGCGGTAAGCGCATTCAGCGGCGAGCAGTTGCGTACCCGCCAGATCTCCAGCAGCATCGACGTCGCACGGATGACGCCCGGCGTCTTCGCTTCGTCCTCGAACGGTGGGCAAACCGCCAGCATTTCCATTCGCGGCGTGACCCAGAACGACAGCTCGGACGCCGTCGAGGGTCCCGTTGCCGTCTATGTGGACGAAACCTACGTCCCCAGCCTGCAGGGCCAGGGCTTCGGTCTCTTCGACATCGAGCGCGTCGAGGCTCTCAAGGGGCCGCAGGGCACGTTGTTCGGCCGCAATGCCACGGGCGGGCTCGTCAACTTCGTGATCGCCAAACCGTCCGACACGGTGACGGGCTACGCGAACGGCAGCTATGGGAGCTTCGACAGCGTCAAGCTGGAAGGCGCGATCGGCGGGCCGATCGCCGAAACGGTCCAGGGGCGCATTTCGCTTCTCTACAATCGCAACAATGGCTGGTTGAAGAACCTGTATCCGGGAAAGCCGGACGTCGGCGGAGAGGATACATTGGGCGGCCGCGCCCAGCTGCAATGGCAAGCGACGGACGCGCTCAAGGTGCGGGCGACCGCTTCCGCCGTGCGGAGCGATCTGTCCACCGGCGCCTATAACTCCATTTCGACGCAGCCCGTGTTCGACGGTCAGGGACGCGTGGTCGGTGCGGACAGGGTCTCCGGGCCGACGGCGCTGGGCTTTACGCCGCTTCCCGGCAGCAGGCTGGAGGTCAACCACGACTTCGCCTGTTCCGATTGTGGCCGCACGAGGCTTTATGACGCGGCGCTCCACGTCGATTACGATGCCGGGGGCGCCCAGATCAGCGCGATCACCAACTGGAAGCGCATCACCAAGGCCCTGCTGATCGACGTGGACAGTTCGCCCGTCAATTTGGTGGACGTGGGCCAGAACGCCCAGACGGAGAGCTTCTCGCAGGAGCTTCGCGCCACCGGGAAGGCCGACAGGGCCGTCTGGAACCTCGGCGTCTATTATCTGCAGATACACACGCTCGCCCAGATGGGCTTTCTCGCCCGACCCAATGGCATACTGGCGGGCGCGCTGGGTGTTTCCGGCACCGGCGCTGATCTCGCCAATCTCCAGGACCTCTGGACGCGGTCATTCTCCGGTTTCGGGCAGATCGAATATAAGCTCGCGCCCAGACTGAGCGGCACGATCGGCCTCCGCGTCATTCACGAATGGCAGCGCTACGATTTCCAATCGAGCCAGTTCCAGAACCAGAATGACTACAAGCTGGATACCGCCATCGCGGTGGCCACGCTTCAGCCTTCCTATGCGAACAAGCGGAGCGATAGTTTCTGGGCGGGCAAGGCCGCGCTCGAATATCATGCCAATCGCGACATGCTGTTGTACGCCTCGATCAATCGCGGGGCGAAGGGCGGCAACTACAACTCCAAATTGCCCGATGGAAGTCCGCCGCTCTCGCCGGACGAGTTCGCCTACAAGGGCGAAACGCTGCTCGCTTATGAGGGCGGCATGAAGTCGACGTGGCTGGATGGAAAGGCCACGTTCAACCTGTTGGGGTTCATCTACGATTATTCCAATTACCAGGCCTTCACCTTTTCCAACGCCTCCGGCTTCGTGCAGAACAGGGATGCGAACCTCTATGGCGGCGAGGCCGAGTTCACCCTTCGGCCGGTCGAGGGCCTGGAACTGAGCGGCGGCCTCTCGCTGCTGCATGCCAAGGTCAAGAACGTGCAGGTCGCGACCGGTGTCTATAAAGACGTGCGGCCGACATTCGCCCCGAAGCGGCAGGCCAACGGGCGCATCAGCTATCGTCCTCCCCTGGAGGTCGCCGGCGGCCACATCAACCTGGCCGTCGATGGCTATTCGACATCGTCCTTCTACCAGAACATCCGCAATTTCGCGGCGCACAAGATCAGCGGCCACACGATCTTCGGTGCGCAGGTCGGATGGGAGAGCGCGTCGGGCTTCTCGCTGACCGGCGCCGTATCCAACCTGTTCGACAAGCGATACGAGATCACGGGCTTCGATCTGTCGACGCTTTGCGGCTGCAGCGAGGTTGCCTACGGCAAGCCGCGCTGGTGGACGATTTCCGCGGGATTTCGCTTCTGA
- a CDS encoding FAD-dependent pyridine nucleotide-disulphide oxidoreductase (PFAM: FAD-dependent pyridine nucleotide-disulphide oxidoreductase), producing the protein MTRKTFAIVGASLAGAHAAFQLRKDGFDGEILLIGDEAHLPYDRPPLSKAFLLGKAGEDALLLRQESDYSDAAITPVLSTRIASIDRSARSLETTNGRSISFDKLLICTGARARDLPFAPEAQANIHTLRSLDDAARVRAELLPGRRIVVIGFGFIGAEVAAAAQELGCAVTLVEASEAPMQRVLGSEGASRYCGLHASRGIDIRLSTSVLQIREAQDGSKLVVLSDGSELACDAVVYGIGSTPNCEFAQASGIEIANGIAVNAFCETSVEGIYAAGDVAARPTAYASGLVRLESWQNAYRQAVAAARSMLGHREAYDDIPWFWSDQYESKMQLAGLPGTHDQIVWHDQGEDGFSGTAFYFTQRRLTAVLGLNRPRDVRFGMEVVKAGGAVTPDDVRSEGFNIQKYMKR; encoded by the coding sequence ATGACCAGGAAGACCTTTGCGATCGTCGGTGCCAGCCTGGCCGGCGCGCATGCCGCCTTTCAATTGCGCAAGGACGGTTTCGACGGCGAGATATTGCTGATCGGGGACGAAGCGCATCTGCCCTATGATCGCCCTCCCCTGTCGAAAGCCTTCCTGCTCGGGAAGGCCGGGGAGGATGCGCTGCTCCTGCGCCAGGAGTCCGATTATAGCGACGCTGCGATCACGCCGGTCCTCTCGACGAGGATCGCTTCGATCGACCGGTCGGCCCGCTCGCTCGAAACCACCAACGGCCGCAGCATCTCCTTCGACAAATTGCTGATCTGCACCGGGGCGCGGGCGCGCGACCTCCCCTTCGCGCCCGAAGCGCAAGCGAACATCCACACCCTGCGGTCGCTCGACGACGCGGCGAGGGTGCGCGCCGAGCTTCTGCCCGGGCGCAGGATCGTGGTGATCGGGTTCGGCTTCATCGGTGCCGAAGTCGCCGCCGCGGCGCAGGAACTCGGCTGCGCCGTGACCCTCGTCGAGGCCAGCGAGGCGCCCATGCAGCGGGTGCTCGGCTCCGAGGGGGCGAGCCGCTATTGCGGTCTCCATGCCAGCCGCGGGATCGACATTCGCCTGAGCACCTCCGTCCTGCAGATCCGCGAAGCGCAGGACGGCAGCAAGCTGGTCGTCCTTTCCGACGGCTCCGAACTGGCGTGCGACGCCGTCGTCTACGGCATCGGCTCCACGCCGAACTGCGAGTTCGCGCAGGCGTCCGGCATCGAGATCGCCAACGGCATCGCGGTCAACGCCTTCTGCGAAACCTCGGTCGAGGGCATCTACGCGGCCGGCGACGTGGCGGCGCGCCCGACGGCCTATGCGTCGGGGCTGGTCCGCCTGGAATCCTGGCAGAACGCCTATCGCCAGGCGGTGGCCGCCGCGCGATCGATGCTGGGGCACAGGGAAGCCTATGACGATATCCCGTGGTTCTGGTCCGACCAGTATGAGTCGAAGATGCAGCTCGCCGGCCTGCCGGGCACGCATGACCAGATCGTCTGGCACGACCAGGGGGAAGACGGCTTCTCTGGGACAGCCTTCTATTTCACGCAGCGCCGCCTGACGGCGGTCCTGGGCCTCAATCGACCGAGGGACGTCAGGTTCGGCATGGAGGTCGTCAAGGCCGGCGGGGCCGTCACCCCCGACGACGTCCGGTCGGAAGGCTTCAACATCCAGAAATATATGAAACGCTGA